From the Salipiger sp. CCB-MM3 genome, the window GGCAGGGGCAGCAGCCGGTCGGCCCATTTGCCCGCAGCCTGACGTGAGACTGCGCGGCCGGTGCGGGGCGAGACGAAACACAGCTCTTCATTGGTGCCGCGCACCGCGCAGGCCGACAGATCAAGGCCAAAACCCATCTCGTCGAGTAACGCCATTTCCCAACGCAGATAGGCTAGCGGCCAGAGATCGCGCTCGGGCAGCAGATCCAGAAGCTGCTCGGTGCGGGCATAGAGCTTGGGGTGCGCCTCGCGCTCGGGCAGCGAGAAGCTGAGCAGCGCGCAGACCGCGTTGAGCCCGGCCAGCGACAGGCGGTCCGACAGCGCATTGGCGGCGCGCGAGCGCTGCGGCTCGGCGGTGAAGGCGCCCATGTGATCCTCGAGCCGGGCCTTCCACGTCAGGTCAAGCTGGGCGCCGGGCTGCAGGCTGGGCGCGATCCGGCGCGAGGCTCCACCGCGCAGCACACCCAAGTGCCGCCCGTGATTTGGCGTGAAGACCTCGAGGATGGCCGAGCTTTCGCCGTGCCTGCGCGAGGTCAGAAGGATGCCGGTGTCGCGCCATTCCATGCGCGCACTGTCGGGCTTTGGCCCTGTGGGGGCAAGAGGGGGCACGGCATACCTCGGCGCGGTGCTGCGGGATGAGGGGGCTGTCACGAAAGCCTCGGATTTGTGCCCTAGGCTGCCAAGGGCCTCTGCGGTGTCCAACCTCCGCCGGTTTCACCTCGGTGTGACGCGCCTTCGCTTGATCTCGCAATAATCCCCGCTTTGCAGTAGCATGGACGACCCCGGAGACATGCCATGACCCAGACACGCCGCCTGACTGCCCTGCTCATCGCCGTGCTCGCCTTCGGCGCGCTGTGGCTGCAGGTGCATGTGGGGCTGGACCGCAGGCCAGACCGCGAGGTCTGGGAAGAGCTCTGGCGGCTGGGGCGCTATTTCACCATCCTCACGAACCTCATGGTCGCGGTGACTTTTGCCGCCATCGCTGGTGGCCACCGGCCAAGGCCGTGGTGGACCGCCGCCGTAACGCTGTGGATTCTCATCGTCGCCATCGTCTACCACGGGCTGCTGGCGCGCCCGCTCGATGGCATCCGCTGGTGGTCGGACATGGCGGTGCACACCTTCGTGCCCACCGCGGTCGTGGTCTGGTGGCTGATGCTGGCGCGCAAGGACGGGCTGGCCCCGCGGCATGCGGTGTACTGGCTGCTCTGGCCGTTGCTCTATGTCAGCTACGCGCTGATCCGCGGCGAGTTCGACGGGCGGCACCCCTATTTCTTCATCGACCCGCATGAGGTCGGCTGGCCGGGGGTGGGGCTGTGGTGCGTCGCGCTGGGGCTGAGCTTCTGGCTCGGCGGGCTGGGGATGGTGGCGCTGGGGCGGTTTCTCAGCCGTCCATCTGATCGAGCAGATGGCGCCCCTGACGGTCCTCAAGCTCGATGACCCAGAGATCGGGGTCGAACTCGCGCTGTTTGCTCACGCGCGCATCGACCTCATATTCCGGCCCTTCGGCCAGCACGGCCCAGCGGCGCGCGCCGGTCATCAGGTCCCATTCGCGGGAATAGGCCACCGCCAGCCCGTCGAGCGTGGCGAGCTTGACGATCACCGCGCCCGCGGTGTCATCGCCATGGGCGGTGACATAGGCGGGGATGTCCTGCAGCGACAAAAGCCGCAGGTAGCCCCCGACCCAGACATGCGTGGCGAGCCGAGGCTCAGGCATTGCCGTCCTTGAAATCGAGGCCCATCTCGGAATAGCGCTCGGCGTCTTCGAGCCAGTTCTCGCGGACCTTCACCTGCAGGAAAAGGTGCACCTTGCGGCCGAGGAACTCTTCAAGCTCGGCGCGGGCAGCCTGCGACACGGCCTTGATCGTCTCGCCCTTCTTGCCCAGCACGATGCCCTTGTGGCCGTCGCGGGTGACATAGATCATCTGGTCGATGCGGGCGGAGCCATCCTTGCGCTCTTCCCAGTTCTCGGTCTCGACCGTCAGCTGGTACGGCAGTTCCTGATGCAGGCGCAGGGTGAGCTT encodes:
- a CDS encoding DUF1491 family protein, giving the protein MPEPRLATHVWVGGYLRLLSLQDIPAYVTAHGDDTAGAVIVKLATLDGLAVAYSREWDLMTGARRWAVLAEGPEYEVDARVSKQREFDPDLWVIELEDRQGRHLLDQMDG
- a CDS encoding Pr6Pr family membrane protein, which encodes MTQTRRLTALLIAVLAFGALWLQVHVGLDRRPDREVWEELWRLGRYFTILTNLMVAVTFAAIAGGHRPRPWWTAAVTLWILIVAIVYHGLLARPLDGIRWWSDMAVHTFVPTAVVVWWLMLARKDGLAPRHAVYWLLWPLLYVSYALIRGEFDGRHPYFFIDPHEVGWPGVGLWCVALGLSFWLGGLGMVALGRFLSRPSDRADGAPDGPQAR
- the recO gene encoding DNA repair protein RecO, whose amino-acid sequence is MEWRDTGILLTSRRHGESSAILEVFTPNHGRHLGVLRGGASRRIAPSLQPGAQLDLTWKARLEDHMGAFTAEPQRSRAANALSDRLSLAGLNAVCALLSFSLPEREAHPKLYARTEQLLDLLPERDLWPLAYLRWEMALLDEMGFGLDLSACAVRGTNEELCFVSPRTGRAVSRQAAGKWADRLLPLPDILKGEGPGGDGEVLEALRTTGFFLESHMAPTLRDRPLPQARAAYVERFRRSTDA